A window from Citrus sinensis cultivar Valencia sweet orange chromosome 3, DVS_A1.0, whole genome shotgun sequence encodes these proteins:
- the LOC127900892 gene encoding uncharacterized protein LOC127900892, with amino-acid sequence MGHAVAACWKEARARDKRDFLLDKGHIVLPGNEIPRWFNFRSVGSFITLDMPPDFFNNNRALGFACSAILAFSDRHVDCGRWFSFSCELKVKTTKDCDPHDRWLIQSRVNYLESDHLHLGYYLFYEEDFNGFWKCNCFPEVVHFNVFPPLECECCGVKKCGIHLFL; translated from the exons ATGGGCCATGCGGTAGCTGCCTGTTGGAAAGAAGCACGGGCACGGGATAAG AGAGATTTTCTCCTGGATAAAGGTCACATTGTACTACCTGGGAATGAAATTCCAAGGTGGTTTAATTTTCGAAGTGTGGGATCTTTTATAACCTTGGATATGCCCCCAGATTTTTTCAATAACAACAGAGCACTGGGCTTTGCATGTAGTGCTATCTTAGCATTTTCAGACCGTCATGTAGATTGTGGCAGatggttttcattttcttgtgaGCTAAAAGTGAAAACCACCAAAGATTGTGATCCGCATGACAGATGGTTAATTCAGAGCAGGGTTAATTATTTAGAATCAGATCACTTACATTTGGGGTACTATTTGTTCTATGAAGAGGATTTTAATGGTTTTTGGAAATGCAATTGCTTTCCTGAGGTAGTCCACTTTAATGTTTTTCCACCTTTGGAGTGTGAATGCTGCGGGGTGAAAAAATGTGGGATCCATTTATTTCTGTAG